One genomic window of Candidatus Caccoplasma merdavium includes the following:
- a CDS encoding nickel-dependent hydrogenase large subunit, whose product MSKRIVVDPVTRIEGHLRIEADIENGIVEDAFSSGTMVRGIEIIVRDRDPREAWAYVGRVCGVCTSIHSLCSVRAVENALGIVVPPNAEMVRNLMQGALFMHDHVVHFYQLQALDWVDVMSALKADPGKASEIAQSLSAWPKSSRGYFREVQQKIGKFVNGGQLGIFSNGYWGHPAYKLPPEVNLIAVAHYLEALDVQKEIVKIQTIFGGKNPHPNFLVGGMACAVNINDPNALNLERLSLVAEIIEKSRDFIHEVYLPDVIAIASYYPEWTRIGGGLRNYISYGDYPMGNYGETSTYKSPRGIVVDRDLSHVEEFDPTADDGLQEFVNNSWYRYKEGKEAGLHPSAGETVLDYTGPTPPYAHLDTREPYSWIKTPRYKGLAMETGPLARAVIAYAAGQEDYKELIDRSLSQLHVPFEAMYSTVGRTLARAIESELVAHWMEEFYIRLLTQIKNGDQRMFNNIYWEPDSWPQQANGFGLTEAPRGSLAHYVDIENKKIKNYQMVVPTTWNASPRDVRGQRSAFEASLLGTPVHDSEAPLEIIRTIHSFDPCMACSVHLYDEEGKHIHQFDTM is encoded by the coding sequence ATGAGCAAACGAATCGTCGTAGACCCCGTCACCCGCATCGAGGGTCATCTGCGCATTGAAGCCGATATAGAGAATGGAATTGTCGAAGACGCGTTCAGCAGCGGCACCATGGTGCGCGGCATCGAAATCATCGTGCGCGACCGCGACCCGCGCGAAGCCTGGGCCTATGTGGGACGCGTATGCGGTGTGTGCACCTCGATACACTCGCTGTGTTCGGTGAGAGCCGTGGAGAACGCATTGGGAATCGTCGTCCCGCCCAACGCCGAAATGGTGCGCAACCTCATGCAGGGAGCCCTCTTCATGCACGACCATGTCGTGCACTTCTACCAGTTGCAAGCACTCGACTGGGTCGATGTGATGTCGGCCTTGAAGGCCGACCCGGGCAAAGCCTCGGAGATAGCCCAGTCGCTCTCGGCATGGCCCAAAAGTTCCCGGGGCTATTTCAGAGAGGTGCAACAAAAAATCGGGAAGTTCGTAAACGGCGGGCAACTGGGCATTTTCAGCAACGGTTACTGGGGTCACCCGGCCTACAAACTGCCGCCCGAAGTGAACCTCATCGCCGTGGCGCACTACCTCGAAGCACTCGACGTGCAAAAGGAGATTGTGAAAATACAGACCATCTTCGGCGGGAAAAATCCACACCCCAACTTCCTCGTGGGCGGCATGGCCTGCGCCGTAAACATCAACGACCCGAATGCCTTGAACCTCGAACGCCTGAGCCTGGTGGCCGAGATTATCGAGAAGAGCCGGGACTTCATACATGAAGTATATCTGCCCGACGTTATCGCCATTGCCTCCTACTATCCCGAGTGGACACGCATCGGAGGCGGATTGCGCAACTACATCTCTTATGGCGACTACCCGATGGGAAACTACGGTGAAACCAGCACCTACAAAAGTCCGCGCGGCATAGTCGTCGACCGCGACCTGTCGCACGTCGAAGAGTTCGACCCGACAGCCGACGACGGTCTGCAAGAGTTTGTCAACAACTCGTGGTACCGTTACAAAGAGGGCAAAGAGGCCGGCCTCCACCCTTCGGCGGGAGAAACCGTCCTCGACTACACGGGTCCCACCCCGCCCTACGCCCACCTCGACACCCGGGAACCATACAGCTGGATAAAAACACCCCGTTACAAGGGGCTCGCCATGGAAACAGGGCCGCTGGCCCGCGCCGTCATTGCCTATGCGGCGGGACAGGAAGACTACAAAGAACTCATCGACCGCAGCCTATCGCAACTGCACGTTCCCTTCGAGGCCATGTACTCGACCGTGGGACGCACCTTGGCCCGCGCCATCGAATCGGAACTGGTGGCTCACTGGATGGAAGAATTTTACATACGCCTGCTCACGCAAATCAAGAACGGCGACCAGCGCATGTTCAACAACATCTACTGGGAACCCGACTCCTGGCCGCAACAGGCAAACGGATTCGGACTGACCGAAGCTCCCCGGGGCTCCCTGGCTCACTACGTCGACATAGAAAACAAAAAGATAAAAAACTACCAGATGGTGGTGCCCACGACCTGGAACGCATCGCCTCGCGACGTGCGGGGACAGCGTTCGGCCTTCGAAGCCTCCCTGCTGGGAACTCCCGTCCACGACAGCGAGGCTCCGCTCGAAATCATACGCACGATACACTCGTTCGACCCCTGCATGGCCTGCTCGGTGCATCTCTATGACGAAGAGGGCAAACACATACACCAATTCGACACCATGTAA
- a CDS encoding hydrogenase small subunit — MDMERKSLYDELRRKGYTRREFLKFCGIMSALLGLQTSGMAQVVDALQRKPRKPVLWYHFQECTCCSESFLRASHPLVSQILMEMISLEYSDTLMAAAGEQAEALREKAMRENYGNYVMVVEGAIPLGSPGYCTIAGRDARTIFEEGAAGAEAIIAWGNCASSGCIQHAHPNPTHAESVGKIFSGKPIINVQGCPPIADVMAGVITYMLTFDRLPELDNAGRPKVFYGRRIHDTCYRRPAYDAGLFVQSFDDENARKGYCLYYMGCKGPNTFNSCAVIKWNDSVSYPIQSGHGCIGCSEANFWDYGPLYSHIPHVHGIGIEATADKIGAGLSAVAIGGILAHAVATNIQKRNLIKNRTDDLSLNREVHRENKSELDREEKEIDASLATLEDDKNDNPQSL; from the coding sequence ATCGATATGGAAAGAAAAAGTTTGTATGATGAATTGAGGCGCAAGGGGTACACACGTCGGGAATTCCTCAAATTCTGCGGCATCATGAGCGCGCTACTGGGGTTGCAAACCAGTGGTATGGCACAAGTGGTAGATGCCCTGCAACGCAAACCCCGTAAACCGGTATTGTGGTATCACTTCCAGGAATGCACCTGTTGCAGCGAATCGTTCTTGCGGGCTTCTCACCCCCTCGTGAGCCAAATCCTCATGGAGATGATTTCGCTCGAATATAGCGACACCCTCATGGCCGCGGCAGGCGAACAGGCCGAGGCTCTGCGCGAAAAAGCCATGCGCGAGAACTACGGCAATTATGTGATGGTGGTCGAAGGAGCCATACCGCTCGGCAGCCCCGGCTATTGCACCATTGCCGGGCGCGATGCCCGCACGATATTCGAAGAAGGGGCGGCCGGTGCCGAGGCCATCATCGCCTGGGGCAACTGCGCCTCGTCGGGCTGCATACAACATGCCCACCCCAACCCGACGCACGCCGAATCCGTTGGGAAAATCTTCTCGGGCAAACCCATCATCAACGTGCAGGGTTGCCCTCCCATTGCCGACGTCATGGCCGGGGTCATCACCTACATGCTGACCTTTGACCGCCTGCCCGAACTCGACAACGCCGGACGTCCGAAAGTCTTTTACGGCCGACGCATACACGACACCTGCTACCGCCGGCCGGCTTACGACGCGGGACTGTTTGTGCAGTCGTTCGACGACGAAAACGCCCGCAAAGGATATTGCCTCTATTACATGGGTTGCAAAGGTCCCAACACCTTCAACTCCTGTGCCGTAATCAAGTGGAACGACAGCGTGAGTTACCCCATACAGTCGGGACACGGCTGCATAGGCTGCTCCGAAGCCAATTTCTGGGACTACGGCCCGCTTTACAGCCACATTCCCCATGTGCACGGCATCGGCATCGAAGCCACGGCCGACAAAATCGGAGCCGGCCTCAGCGCCGTGGCCATCGGGGGTATTCTGGCACATGCCGTGGCGACCAACATTCAGAAACGCAACCTGATAAAAAACCGCACCGACGACCTTTCGCTCAATCGGGAAGTACATCGGGAAAACAAGTCGGAACTCGACCGGGAGGAGAAAGAAATAGATGCGTCACTGGCCACGCTGGAAGACGACAAGAATGATAACCCTCAATCGTTATAA
- the hypE gene encoding hydrogenase expression/formation protein HypE, whose amino-acid sequence MKELSCPLSSQRYRHIVAAHGSGGKLTQELLDRIIFPAFDNLFLQQRHDGAILPVGSRRVAFTSDSFVVTPLFFPGGNIGRLAVNGTVNDLLCCGAKPQYLSACFILEEGFRLDDFEKIVGEMAAAAHEAGVYIVTGDTKVVEHGKGDGVYINTAGIGTFYGEQEWLPCHVRKGDAIIVTGPLGEHGVCILSTRNNLGLESRIKSDTAALTPVVECMVSNIDDIHVVRDATRGGLGEVLCEIAEAARCRIEIEEKEIPVSEAVSSACELLGLDPLFVANEGVLVIILPGNEAESALRLIRDTRLGREARIIGRVTEGRAGEVVMRTWLGTPRNIYRASGEQLPRIC is encoded by the coding sequence ATGAAAGAACTATCTTGTCCCCTGTCGTCGCAACGCTACCGCCACATCGTGGCGGCTCACGGGAGCGGCGGCAAACTGACCCAGGAGTTGCTCGACAGAATCATTTTTCCGGCCTTCGACAACCTGTTCCTGCAACAACGGCACGACGGAGCCATTCTTCCCGTCGGCAGCCGCAGGGTGGCTTTTACCAGCGATTCGTTTGTCGTGACCCCGCTCTTTTTCCCGGGCGGCAACATCGGACGTCTGGCCGTCAACGGCACCGTCAACGACCTGTTGTGTTGTGGAGCCAAGCCCCAATATCTCTCGGCCTGTTTCATCTTGGAAGAGGGATTCCGCCTCGACGATTTCGAAAAAATCGTCGGTGAAATGGCGGCTGCCGCCCACGAAGCCGGCGTGTATATCGTTACCGGCGACACCAAGGTGGTGGAACACGGCAAGGGCGATGGCGTGTATATCAACACCGCCGGCATCGGCACCTTCTATGGCGAACAGGAGTGGCTGCCCTGCCATGTGCGCAAAGGCGACGCCATCATCGTCACCGGCCCGCTCGGCGAACACGGCGTGTGCATACTCTCGACCCGGAACAACCTGGGGCTCGAAAGTCGCATCAAGAGCGACACGGCGGCCCTGACACCGGTCGTCGAATGCATGGTCTCGAACATCGACGACATACATGTCGTGCGAGACGCCACACGCGGCGGCTTGGGTGAAGTGCTGTGCGAGATTGCCGAGGCCGCGCGCTGCCGCATCGAAATCGAGGAAAAAGAAATCCCGGTGAGCGAAGCGGTCTCGTCCGCCTGTGAATTGCTGGGTCTCGACCCGCTCTTTGTTGCCAACGAGGGCGTACTGGTCATCATATTGCCCGGCAATGAAGCCGAGAGCGCCCTCCGTCTTATCCGCGACACGCGGCTCGGCCGGGAAGCCCGCATCATCGGTCGGGTCACCGAGGGACGGGCCGGCGAAGTGGTGATGCGCACCTGGCTCGGCACCCCCCGCAACATCTACCGGGCGAGCGGCGAACAACTGCCCCGCATTTGTTGA